From Sulfurovum xiamenensis, a single genomic window includes:
- a CDS encoding O-acetyl-ADP-ribose deacetylase: MDRIIIKTGDITKEKVCAIVNAANSSLMGGGGVDGAIHRAGGPKILEACEQVRQESYPEGLPTGESVATNAGNLPSNYVIHTVGPIYHQCGEDCSDLLASCYRKSLELAHRLGCKDVAFPAISTGIYGYPKDKAAIIAYEVVSHFLNENKNMQVHFVFHNNSDRDLFIKAIEGVS; encoded by the coding sequence ATGGATAGGATCATTATCAAGACAGGTGATATTACAAAAGAAAAAGTCTGCGCTATCGTAAATGCCGCAAACAGTTCGCTCATGGGCGGTGGCGGTGTAGATGGTGCTATCCACAGAGCAGGGGGTCCCAAAATCCTTGAAGCATGCGAACAAGTTCGCCAAGAGAGTTATCCTGAAGGTTTGCCTACCGGAGAATCTGTAGCCACTAATGCAGGTAACTTGCCTTCAAATTATGTCATTCATACAGTAGGACCGATCTATCATCAGTGCGGTGAGGATTGCTCAGACCTGTTGGCCTCATGTTATAGAAAATCACTTGAACTGGCTCATAGACTAGGGTGTAAGGATGTTGCTTTCCCTGCTATTTCTACAGGCATATACGGCTATCCTAAAGACAAAGCGGCAATAATAGCCTATGAAGTGGTGAGTCATTTTTTGAATGAAAATAAGAACATGCAGGTGCATTTTGTGTTTCATAATAATAGTGACAGAGACTTATTTATAAAAGCCATAGAAGGTGTATCATGA
- the metK gene encoding methionine adenosyltransferase, whose amino-acid sequence MYLFTSESVSAGHPDKCADIIADSIVDTLLQRDPDAKVATEVFISGKHIIIGGEVKTKVAVNDAFYEEIAIKALKKIGYPEAGFERGETFFPDEAEVHVYVSTQSPDITMGVEKKDHEIGAGDQGMMFGYANTEREDYMPSAFSYAREIRDVLYAYALKHPETFGVDMKTQVVMDYETKDNFDHCMPQHIAKIIVAIAHNKAIAQKEVKRLVKKIITENVKFEVGHFDEKRIEFYINNTGRFVQHSPIADSGLTGRKVVCDTYGGYAPIGGGSQSSKDYTKVDRTALYAARWLAKHIVAAGLAKKALVQLSYVIAETRPSSVTVDTLHTGLTELKDEELSQIIAEKFTLTPRWITQKFGLDRPGQERFLYADIAAKGQIGYAEYPWEALDELDWFSTLKA is encoded by the coding sequence TTGTACCTTTTTACTTCAGAATCCGTTTCGGCAGGTCATCCTGACAAGTGTGCAGATATCATTGCGGACAGTATCGTAGATACGCTGCTGCAACGTGATCCAGATGCTAAAGTAGCAACAGAAGTGTTTATCAGTGGAAAACATATCATTATAGGTGGTGAAGTAAAAACAAAAGTCGCTGTGAATGATGCTTTTTATGAAGAGATCGCCATCAAAGCACTTAAAAAGATAGGATATCCTGAAGCAGGGTTTGAGAGAGGTGAAACCTTTTTCCCTGATGAGGCAGAGGTACATGTCTATGTCAGTACACAATCACCAGATATCACAATGGGAGTGGAAAAGAAAGATCATGAGATAGGGGCCGGGGATCAGGGAATGATGTTTGGATATGCCAACACTGAAAGAGAAGATTATATGCCCAGTGCCTTTTCCTATGCCAGAGAGATAAGAGATGTACTCTATGCCTATGCACTTAAACATCCAGAGACATTCGGTGTGGATATGAAAACTCAAGTGGTCATGGACTATGAAACGAAGGATAATTTTGATCATTGCATGCCTCAGCATATTGCAAAGATCATCGTGGCTATTGCCCATAACAAAGCTATAGCACAGAAAGAAGTAAAGCGTTTGGTCAAAAAGATCATCACAGAGAACGTAAAGTTTGAAGTAGGGCATTTTGATGAGAAACGTATAGAGTTTTATATCAACAATACAGGCAGATTTGTACAGCATTCACCCATTGCAGACTCGGGTTTGACAGGTAGAAAAGTCGTATGTGACACCTATGGCGGATATGCGCCTATCGGTGGAGGATCACAAAGTTCCAAAGACTATACGAAAGTGGATCGTACAGCACTTTATGCGGCTAGATGGCTTGCTAAACACATTGTTGCCGCTGGGCTTGCCAAGAAGGCACTGGTACAGCTCTCTTATGTGATTGCAGAGACCAGGCCTTCTTCAGTCACTGTCGACACCCTGCATACGGGGTTAACGGAGCTCAAAGACGAAGAACTCTCTCAGATCATCGCAGAGAAATTTACGCTGACGCCTAGATGGATCACCCAGAAATTTGGTCTGGATCGTCCAGGTCAAGAACGATTTTTATATGCCGATATCGCGGCAAAAGGCCAGATAGGCTATGCAGAGTATCCATGGGAAGCATTGGATGAACTGGATTGGTTTAGTACTTTAAAAGCGTAG
- a CDS encoding nickel-dependent hydrogenase large subunit, translating into MASRKIVIDPITRIEGHLRIEVEVDENNVVTEAWASGQLFRGIEMILKGRDPRDVGLIAQRICGVCTNVHYRASISAVEDAYNIALPKNAEIIRDLVTLALFVQDHIVHYYHLHSLDYVDVVSALEANPEKASQVAKAYHEHPYLSSAEHLKSVQEKLDSFVKAGRLGLFANGYWGHSSYKFTPEENLVHMSHYLEALNIQREMSKAIAIFAGKTPHPQNLVVGGVTSVADMLNPQRLNDFMFILKETRDFIERAYIPDIKMAVKAYKHEIKSGFGRGSGNFMAVGGYSFGKSEQLFEGGVIYAHDFKTIDDFDEAYITEEASRSWYEQDAPLSPYDGETTPFYTDLNDDGSLKTEGKYSWVKAPRYKGRPMEVGPVARMIMGYSKGSKTIKPYMQNFMDATGLELVDFSTTLGRNAARAVESQVCCDHIFDFCSELIENIKYYDEETWTKYVFEALPSESKGHGIFEVPRGVLSHFVCIEDAKISNYQAVVPTTWNASPKDASGIRGPYEESLIGITLADPSNPLEVLRVVHSFDPCLACAVHVMDIKGNDIGQYKINASCTI; encoded by the coding sequence TTTGCGTATCGAGGTCGAAGTCGATGAGAACAATGTGGTCACTGAAGCATGGGCTTCGGGACAGTTGTTCCGCGGTATAGAGATGATCTTGAAAGGACGTGATCCACGCGATGTCGGACTGATCGCTCAGCGTATTTGCGGGGTCTGTACCAATGTGCATTACCGCGCTTCCATCAGTGCGGTAGAAGATGCGTACAATATCGCCTTGCCGAAAAATGCAGAGATCATTAGAGATTTGGTGACACTGGCACTTTTTGTTCAAGATCATATTGTTCATTATTACCATCTGCATTCTCTTGATTATGTGGATGTGGTATCCGCCCTTGAAGCTAACCCAGAAAAAGCATCACAGGTCGCAAAAGCATACCATGAGCACCCCTATCTAAGTTCAGCTGAACATTTGAAAAGTGTGCAGGAAAAGTTAGATTCATTTGTCAAAGCAGGACGGCTCGGTCTATTTGCCAACGGTTACTGGGGTCATTCATCCTATAAGTTCACACCGGAAGAGAACCTGGTACATATGAGCCATTATCTCGAAGCTTTGAACATCCAGCGTGAGATGAGTAAGGCTATTGCAATCTTTGCAGGCAAGACACCGCATCCTCAAAACCTAGTGGTTGGCGGAGTAACAAGCGTGGCAGACATGCTGAACCCTCAACGGCTGAATGACTTTATGTTTATCCTCAAAGAAACACGTGACTTTATCGAGCGTGCTTATATTCCTGATATCAAAATGGCAGTAAAGGCTTATAAACATGAGATAAAATCCGGTTTTGGAAGAGGAAGCGGTAATTTTATGGCGGTCGGTGGTTACAGTTTCGGAAAGTCAGAACAGCTGTTTGAAGGTGGAGTGATCTATGCGCATGATTTTAAGACCATAGACGATTTCGATGAAGCATACATCACTGAAGAAGCCTCACGTTCTTGGTACGAACAAGATGCACCCCTATCGCCGTATGATGGAGAGACCACACCTTTTTATACGGACCTGAATGATGATGGAAGCCTAAAAACAGAGGGTAAATACAGCTGGGTCAAAGCGCCTCGCTATAAAGGCAGACCGATGGAAGTTGGACCTGTTGCACGTATGATTATGGGCTACAGCAAAGGATCTAAGACCATAAAACCTTACATGCAGAACTTTATGGATGCAACAGGTCTCGAGCTTGTAGATTTTTCTACAACATTGGGACGCAATGCGGCGCGTGCTGTAGAGTCTCAGGTCTGTTGTGACCATATCTTTGATTTTTGCAGCGAGCTTATCGAAAATATCAAATACTATGATGAAGAGACGTGGACAAAGTATGTCTTCGAAGCACTCCCTTCAGAGTCAAAAGGGCATGGGATCTTTGAAGTCCCTCGCGGAGTACTGTCACATTTTGTCTGTATAGAAGATGCCAAGATATCCAATTATCAGGCCGTTGTTCCGACCACATGGAACGCTTCACCCAAGGATGCCTCAGGTATCCGAGGGCCTTATGAAGAGTCACTTATCGGTATCACACTTGCCGATCCCTCCAATCCGTTGGAAGTGTTGCGGGTAGTGCATTCCTTTGATCCCTGTCTGGCATGTGCAGTGCATGTCATGGATATAAAAGGCAATGACATCGGTCAATATAAGATCAATGCCTCTTGTACTATTTAA